A single Anopheles maculipalpis chromosome 3RL, idAnoMacuDA_375_x, whole genome shotgun sequence DNA region contains:
- the LOC126565359 gene encoding MOB kinase activator-like 3: MALNGFLEFFQREKTFRPKKRFTQGTIRYSLHKQANASLQSGINLKEVVKLPAGENMNDWLAVHVVDFFNRINLIYGTISEYCNETTCPTMSGGAKYEYLWADGETYKKPIQLPAPRYIELLMDWVENQINNETLFPVSTDVPFPKTFPSLCKKILTRLFRVFVHVYIHHFDRIFSIGAEAHVNTCYKHFYYFVTEFDLMSAKELEPLAVMTAQMCKD, from the exons ATGGCGCTGAACGGGTTTTTGGAATTCTTTCAACGAGAAAAAACGTTCCGGCCGAAGAAACGATTTACCCAGGGCACGATACGGTACTCGCTGCACAAGCAGGCCAACGCCAGTCTCCAGTCGGGCATAAATCTGAAGGAAGTGGTCAAGCTGCCGGCTGGCGAGAATATGAACGATTGGCTCGCGGTTCACGTGGTCGACTTCTTCAACCGGATCAATCTCATATACGGCACCATATCGGAGTATTGCAACGAAACAACCTGTCCGACCATGAGCGGTGGTGCCAAATACGAGTATCTATGGGCGGACGGGGAAACGTACAAGAAACCGATACAATTGCCCGCCCCGCGCTACATCGAGCTGCTGATGGATTGGGTAGAGAATCAAATCAACAACGAGACTCTGTTTCCCGTGTCGACTGACGTGCCATTTCCGAAAACGTTTCCgagtttgtgtaaaaaaattcTTACCCGTTTGTTTCGGGTGTTTGTGCACGTGTATATACATCATTTCGATCGGATTTTCAGTATTGGCGCA GAAGCGCACGTTAACACCTGCTACAAACATTTCTACTATTTCGTGACCGAGTTTGACCTGATGTCAGCAAAAGAGCTCGAGCCACTCGCAGTTATGACGGCGCAAATGTGCAAAGACTAA
- the LOC126565010 gene encoding mitochondrial import receptor subunit TOM40 homolog 1, whose translation MGNVLASSKPIAGPGGLPPPMPTEALTAIGDGAGTPDKAAGESKPLENPGTVEELHRKCKDVMPTNFEGAKLMINKGLSNHFQVSHTINLNSSNTSGYRFGAMYVGTKQLSPTEAFPVVLGDIDPSGNLNANIIHQVTPNVRCKFASQIQSSKITAAQLTTDYKGPNYTTSLTVGNPNIINNSGVVVAHYLQAITNHLAMGGEFAYQYGPAVPGGQIALMSAAARYATDLYTWSGTVGAAGVHLCYYQRASEQLQIGAEVETSFRMQESVATIGYQVDLPKSDLVFRGMVDSNWTVGAVLEKKLQPLPFTFALSGMLNHTKNQFRLGCGLIVG comes from the exons ATGGGTAACGTGTTGGCCTCCTCGAAACCGATTGCGGGCCCCGGTGGTCTACCGCCTCCGATGCCTACGGAAGCACTCACGGCGATCGGCGATGGTGCCGGTACGCCGGACAAAGCGGCAGGCGAATCAAAACCACTTGAAAATCCGGGCACGGTCGAGGAGCTGCACAGAAAGTGCAAAG ATGTAATGCCAACAAACTTTGAAGGAGCCAAACTGATGATCAACAAGGGATTGAGCAACCATTTCCAGGTGTCACATACGATCAATCTGAATTCCTCGAATACTAGCGGTTATCGGTTCGGTGCGATGTACGTCGGCACGAAACAGCTGTCGCCAACGGAAGCATTCCCGGTCGTGCTCGGCGACATTGATCCGTCGGGCAATTTAAATGCAAACATCATTCATCAAGTAACACCGAACGTTCGGTGCAAATTCGCGTCTCAG ATCCAAAGCAGCAAAATAACGGCAGCACAACTTACGACAGATTACAAGGGACCGAACTACACGACCTCGCTCACTGTCGGCAATCCAAATATAATTAACAATTCGGGCGTGGTGGTTGCACATTACCTACAGGCAATTACAAACCATTTGGCAATGGGAGGCGAGTTCGCGTATCAGTACGGGCCGGCCGTTCCTGGTGGACAGATTGCCCTCATGTCGGCTGCTGCCAG ATACGCCACCGATCTGTACACGTGGTCCGGCACGGTAGGCGCAGCCGGTGTTCATCTTTGCTACTATCAGCGTGCCAGCGAGCAGCTCCAGATCGGAGCAGAAGTAGAAACAAGCTTCCGAATGCAGGAATCGGTCGCTACCATTGGCTACCAGGTGGATCTGCCAAAGTCGGACCTAGTGTTCCGAGGTATGGTAGATAGCAACTGGACCGTGGGTGCAGTGCTGGAGAAGAAGCTACAGCCTTTACCCTTTACCTTTGCGCTCAGCGGTATGCTGAATCACACTAAAAATCAGTTCCGGCTCGGGTGTGGATTGATTGTGGGCTAG
- the LOC126563728 gene encoding serine/threonine-protein kinase Tor: MSMVKVLQFVNGLKSRNKDVQNKAIKDLSLYVKTELRETPDDLFFEDFNHHIFEMLASPDNNEKKGGILAIDCLINGDVVNTTNKISRYSNNLRNLLPVSDVCVMELAAKVLVKLALLPGSNGASSFEFDIKRAFEWLSEDRVENKRQAAVLVLRELAVAMPTFFYQQVGSFFDHIFVAIKDPKAAIREGAGQSLRAVLIVTSQREGTKQNNNTQWHMNCYDQAFECLRDTVGREKNLNRDDRVHGALIVFNEILRCSHAAWEKKYVQLDSLHVEQKRTVRGQREDEAARGFFPRIRVPFMEKLGTSSGHGSVSYSSRYYDVVTDLKFFRQTSSVQESALYRALVKEKYDTICQAVLDQRSSKSPYVIQTLLAIFPRLAAFNREEFVRLHLRTVANYLLTLLRSKEKERNAAFISLGYIAVAVEKEIEPYTKRIMELIGTALPPKDTPSKRKTPVDPSVFMCVMLLGHALKGGITHEVKEIIAPMLSTGLSPALIVCLRELCETVPQAQPEITAGLLKILSYVLMNRPLPQFIVPKSHSVASPAFLSTLEQQHQSQPQQQQQQVHDTATIVLALQTLGTFSFEGCSLLQFVQRCADHFLNSEQQEIRIEAVHTCTLLLKLALQAADSNGNDVSETLTQTLSSVLEKILVVGITDVDPAVRRRVLKSLDESFDTQLAQPWFLSSLLVTIHDEVFEIRELAIIIIGRLATINPAYVMPSLRKTMVQLLTELEHSGVSRNKEQSARMLDHLIVSTPRLVASYMRPILTILVPKLKEPDQNPSVVLNVLRAIGDLAEVIGGHHVLKKWSDELLQLLLDMLSDAGSTEKRAVALWTFGQLVSATGQVVVPYNKYPNLIDILINFLKTEQQLYVRRETIRVLGLLGALDPYKHKMNRGLIDSQTSANILISVDTKSDEPTDLSTSEMLINMSTQLDEYYPAVVISTLMKILRDPTLSNHHLSVVQAITFTFTSLGIKGVPYLSQVLPCLLRNIVTAEMSLKEYLFQQLSTLISIVKQHIIGFMDDIFELIKTFWTTGGNQGGGGGGGGGGGTTSSTTSTASLQPTIINLVEKIAIALGCEFKVYLPQLMPQILRVLLHDTSKDRAVTVKLLGAMRNFGNNLDDYLHLIIPAIVKLFEPMDIPLNVSITALQTINYLAEVLDFTDFSSRIVHPLVRVLDNYPELRPVALTTLCSIMIQLGRKYLVFVPLVNRVMIKHKIPSVEYTKLLTKLQNNSTLAMDDEFRIRQARNRNREISLPSDSTIKKFPVSMSDLEAMFKANRRVSKDDWLEWLRRLSIILLKESKNPALRSCATLAQNYPQLLKDLFNAAFVSCWSDLSDKLKQDLAHSLTQALTVQDLPEITQTVLNLAEFMEHCESYPLKIDSKILGERAMECRAYAKALHYKEEEFHQTEEHHQSLFESLILINNKLQQKEAAEGLLEYAGRHRSSAEEMKVQVRWYEKLHSWEQARALYNEKLKSNPNDLESRLGEMRCLEALGEWSALNTVTTENWDTLGSEGQSKAGRLAAAAAWGLQDWEGMHRFVRCIPEDTQDGAFYRAVLAVHNEQYELAQSLIDSTRDLLDTELTAMAGESYERAYGAMVCVQMLAELEEVIQYKLIPERRETIKSMWWDRLLGGQRLVEDWQRVIQVHSLVLSPKEDIRTWLKFASLCRKNGSLKLSEKTLVMLLEYDPMQNLSEALPIDKPHVTFAYTKHLHMAGYTKEAYDHLNRFLAAFSPQAFTASSGAGGQDDLKDENRRLLARCFLKLGLWQNSSTSGNLLKEHLVNGILMCYSRATKHDSNWYKAWHNWAYMNFEVVQAKKQQEEYTKNPGSAAERTMIKHYAVPAVRGFFQSINLSQGNSLQDTLRLLTLWFDHAQYEEVYEALVEGMRVIDKNTWLQVIPQLIARIDTPRNLVGQLINYLLTEIGKTHPQALVYPLTVASKSAPATRKQAAHKILNNMCEHSNTLVTQVILISEELIRVAILWHEQWHEGLEEASRLYFGEHNVDGMFATLEPLHAMLQRGPQTLKESSFNQAYGRDLSEAQEWCRNYKVSKNIRDLNQAWDLYYHVFRRISRQLVQLTSLELQYVSPKLLACRNLELAVPGSYTPGQQLICIASIETNLTIISSKQRPRKLCIRGSNGKNYMFLLKGHEDLRQDERVMQLFGLVNTLLLNDRDTFRRNLTIQRYAVIPLSTNSGLIGWVPHCDTLHKLIRDYRDSKKMMLNIEHRIMLRMAPDYDHLTVMQKVEVFEYALDQTKGDDLAKLLWLKSPSSEQWFDRRTNYIRSLAVMSMVGYILGLGDRHPSNLMLDRLSGKILHIDFGDCFEVAMTREKFPEKIPFRLTRMLINAMEVTGIEGTYRRTCESVMHVLRRNKDSLMAVLEAFVYDPLLNWRLLDSDRLRRSKNAGDMDSVTGSMHDDDSILSYNARRDARLNELNAGNGGTAIPVGGGGGGPGQASAIVNVPSGGAKAAIPVPSGVSAAVPAGGDAPDGNYPALQNPVDVTNKKARAIVDRVKDKLTGKDFGKAEPVAVNRQIDLLIQQATSNENLCQCYIGWCPFW; encoded by the exons ATGTCGATGGTGAAGGTGTTGCAATTTGTGAACGGGCTCAAGTCCCGCAACAAGGATGTGCAAAACAAAGCGATCAAAGATCTGTCGCTGTACGTCAAGACGGAGCTGCGCGAGACGCCGGACGATctgttttttgaggatttcaACCACCACATCTTCGAGATGCTCGCCAGCCCGGATAACAACGAGAAGAAGGGAGGAATATTGGCCATcg ATTGTCTTATCAACGGTGACGTCGTTAATACGACGAACAAAATTTCCCGCTACTCCAACAATCTGCGCAACCTGCTGCCCGTGAGCGATGTTTGCGTGATGGAGCTGGCGGCGAAGGTGCTGGTAAAGCTGGCCCTGCTACCCGGCTCAAACGGTGCCAGCTCATTCGAGTTCGATATTAAGCGTGCCTTCGAGTGGCTGTCGGAGGATCGGGTAGAAAACAAGCGGCAGGCGGCAGTGCTGGTGCTACGCGAACTAGCTGTTGCTATGCCAACGTTTTTTTACCAGCAAGTGGGCAGCTTCTTCGATCACATATTTGTCGCCATAAAGGATCCCAAAGCGGCCATCAGGGAAGGGGCGGGCCAATCACTGCGTGCCGTATTGATCGTGACGTCACAGCGCGAAGGaaccaagcaaaacaacaacacccagTGGCACATGAACTGTTACGATCAGGCGTTCGAGTGTTTGCGTGACACGGTGGGACGCGAGAAGAATTTAAATCGAGACGATCGTGTGCATGGTGCGTTGATCGTGTTTAACGAAATTCTTCGCTGCTCGCATGCGGCGTGGGAGAAAAAGTATGTACAGCTGGATAGTTTGCATGTGGAGCAGAAGCGCACGGTTCGGGGACAGCGTGAAGACGAAGCGGCACGTGGTTTCTTTCCACGTATCCGTGTGCCTTTTATGGAAAAACTCGGAACCAGTTCGGGGCATGGGTCGGTTAGTTATAGCTCACGCTATTACGATGTTGTGACggatttaaagtttttccgcCAGACCAGTAGTGTACAGGAGTCGGCACTGTATCGTGCgttggtgaaggaaaaatatgaCACCATCTGTCAGGCGGTGCTTGATCAGCGTAGTTCGAAATCACCCTACGTCATCCAAACACTATTGGCCATCTTCCCTCGGCTGGCCGCATTCAATCGAGAGGAGTTCGTGAGACTGCATCTTCGTACGGTGGCAAACTatctgctgacgctgctgcgcagcaaagaaaaggaaCGAAATGCTGCCTTTATATCGCTCGGGTATATTGCCGTTGCGGTGGAGAAGGAAATCGAACCGTACACGAAGCGCATTATGGAGCTGATTGGAACCGCACTGCCACCGAAGGATACACCGAGCAAGCGGAAAACCCCTGTAGATCCGTCAGTATTTATGTGCGTTATGTTGCTAGGACACGCGCTGAAGGGTGGTATTACCCATGAAGTGAAGGAAATCATAGCACCCATGCTGTCGACGGGCCTCAGCCCGGCACTGATCGTTTGTCTACGGGAACTGTGCGAGACAGTACCGCAAGCGCAGCCCGAAATAACGGCCGGTCTGTTGAAGATACTGTCGTATGTGCTGATGAACCGGCCGCTACCCCAATTTATCGTACCGAAGTCCCATTCGGTTGCGTCGCCCGCGTTCCTAAGTACGCTCGAGCAGCAACATCAGTCGCAacctcaacagcagcagcaacaagttCACGATACTGCAACGATCGTGCTAGCACTTCAAACGTTAGGAACGTTCAGCTTCGAAGGATGCAGTCTGCTTCAGTTTGTACAGCGTTGTGCGGATCATTTTCTGAACAGCGAGCAGCAAGAGATCCGCATCGAGGCAGTCCACACGTGCACGCTGCTGTTAAAGCTGGCACTGCAGGCAGCCGACAGCAATGGGAATGACGTGTCCGAAACGCTAACGCAAACGCTCAGCTCGGTGTTGGAGAAAATTCTGGTCGTTGGCATCACGGACGTGGATCCTGCTGTGCGGCGGCGAGTGTTGAAATCACTGGACGAAAGCTTCGACACACAACTGGCCCAACCGTGGTTCCTCAGTTCGCTGCTGGTTACCATCCACGATGAGGTGTTTGAAATACGCGAACTCGCGATCATCATAATTGGTCGGCTGGCGACGATAAACCCTGCCTACGTAATGCCAAGTCTACGCAAAACGATGGTCCAGCTGTTGACGGAGCTGGAACACTCGGGCGTCAGTCGCAACAAGGAGCAGAGTGCGAGGATGCTGGATCATCTGATTGTTAGTACACCCAGGTTGGTGGCGTCGTACATGCGCCCGATACTGACAATACTGGTGCCAAAGCTAAAGGAACCCGATCAGAACCCGAGCGTGGTGTTGAACGTGCTGCGCGCTATCGGCGATCTTGCCGAAGTGATCGGTGGTCATCATGTACTGAAGAAGTGGTCGGATGaactgttgcagctgctgctcgaCATGCTGAGTGATGCGGGCTCGACGGAGAAGCGTGCCGTTGCGCTGTGGACGTTTGGGCAGCTTGTCAGTGCCACGGGGCAGGTGGTTGTGCCGTACAATAAGTACCCGAATTTGATAGACATATTGATAAACTTCCTGAAAACCGAACAGCAGCTGTACGTTCGTCGGGAAACGATTCGCGTGCTCGGATTGCTTGGCGCGCTCGATCCGTACAAGCACAAGATGAACCGGGGTCTGATCGATAGTCAGACGAGCGCCAACATTCTTATCTCTGTCGACAcgaaaagcgacgaaccgaCGGACCTTTCCACGTCGGAAATGTTGATCAACATGAGCACGCAGCTGGACGAATACTATCCGGCGGTGGTAATATCGACgctgatgaaaattcttcgcGACCCAACACTATCCAATCATCATCTGAGCGTTGTGCAGGCTATTACGTTCACGTTTACCAGTCTCGGTATAAAGGGTGTACCGTATCTGTCGCAGGTGTTGCCCTGTCTGTTGCGGAACATCGTTACAGCCGAGATGAGCCTTAAGGAGTACCTGTTTCAGCAGCTGTCAACGTTAATATCGATCGTGAAGCAGCACATTATTGGTTTCATGGACGATATTTTCGAGCTGATCAAGACGTTCTGGACCACCGGCGGCAATCagggtggtggaggtggtggagggGGTGGTGGCGGAACAACATCATCCACGACTTCAACAGCCTCATTGCAGCCGACCATCATAAATCTGGTAGAAAAAATCGCCATCGCGCTTGGATGTGAGTTTAAGGTGTATCTACCTCAGTTGATGCCGCAAATATTGCGTGTTCTGCTGCACGATACTTCGAAAGATCGAGCCGTTACGGTAAAGCTGCTGGGTGCGATGCGCAACTTTGGCAACAATCTGGACGACTATCTGCATCTGATTATACCGGCGATTGTGAAGTTGTTCGAGCCGATGGATATACCGCTAAACGTTTCGATTACTGCCCTGCAAACGATCAACTACCTGGCGGAGGTGTTGGATTTTACCGACTTttcttcacgcatcgtacaTCCGTTGGTGCGCGTTTTGGACAATTATCCGGAGCTGCGACCGGTAGCGCTGACGACACTCTGCTCGATAATGATTCAACTGGGACGCAAATATTTGGTGTTTGTACCGCTCGTGAATCGGGTTATGATTAAGCACAAGATCCCTTCGGTTGAGTATACGAAGTTGTTGACCAAGCTGCAGAACAACAGTACGCTTGCGATGGACGACGAGTTCCGCATACGGCAGGCGCGCAATCGTAATCGAGAGATATCGCTCCCGAGTGACAGCACGATCAAAAAATTCCCCGTGTCCATGTCCGATCTGGAGGCAATGTTTAAGGCGAATCGGCGCGTCTCGAAGGATGATTGGTTGGAGTGGTTACGGCGGCTTAGTATCATTTTGCTTAAAGAGTCAAAAAATCCAGCCCTgcgatcgtgcgccacactGGCCCAAAACTATCCGCAGCTGTTGAAAGATTTGTTCAATGCAGCGTTTGTGTCCTGCTGGTCGGATCTGTCGGATAAGTTGAAACAAGATCTCGCACACAGCCTTACCCAAGCGCTGACGGTGCAAGACCTGCCCGAAATTACACAAACGGTACTGAATTTGGCCGAATTTATGGAACACTGCGAAAGCTATCCGCTGAAGATCGATTCCAAGATTTTGGGCGAACGTGCGATGGAATGTCGTGCGTACGCAAAAGCACTTCACTATAAAGAAGAAGAGTTCCACCAAACGGAGGAACACCATCAGTCGCTGTTTGAGTCACTAATCCTGATCAACAATAAGCTACAGCAGAAAGAGGCTGCCGAAGGTTTGTTGGAGTACGCCGGCCGACATCGTTCCAGTGCCGAGGAGATGAAGGTTCAGGTACGATGGTACGAGAAGCTTCATAGCTGGGAACAGGCACGGGCCCTTTACAATGAGAAGCTAAAGTCGAATCCGAACGATTTAGAATCGCGGTTGGGCGAAATGCGTTGTCTGGAGGCGTTGGGTGAATGGTCCGCACTGAACACGGTAACAACGGAAAATTGGGATACGCTTGGTTCGGAAGGACAGAGCAAGGCGGGCAGGCTGGCGGCAGCAGCTGCCTGGGGTTTGCAGGACTGGGAAGGTATGCATCGGTTCGTCCGATGCATTCCCGAGGACACGCAGGACGGTGCGTTCTATCGGGCGGTGCTGGCGGTACACAACGAACAATATGAGCTGGCGCAAAGTTTGATCGATTCGACGCGCGATCTGCTCGACACGGAACTGACCGCTATGGCGGGAGAATCGTACGAGCGAGCGTACGGTGCGATGGTATGCGTACAGATGCTGGCCGAACTGGAGGAAGTGATCCAGTACAAGCTGATCCCGGAACGGCGCGAAACGATCAAATCGATGTGGTGGGATCGGTTGCTCGGTGGCCAGCGGCTCGTCGAGGATTGGCAGCGTGTTATACAGGTGCATTCGCTGGTACTTTCGCCGAAGGAAGACATTCGTACGTGGCTAAAGTTTGCCTCGCTTTGCCGAAAGAACGGTTCGTTAAAGCTGTCGGAAAAGACGCTCGTCATGCTGCTCGAGTATGACCCGATGCAGAACCTGAGCGAAGCGCTTCCGATCGATAAACCGCACGTAACGTTCGCCTACACCAAACATCTCCATATGGCCGGTTACACGAAGGAAGCGTACGATCATCTTAATCGCTTTTTGGCTGCGTTCAGTCCGCAAGCATTCACGGCAAGTAGCGGCGCCGGTGGACAGGATGATTTGAAGGACGAGAATAGACGACTGTTGGCACGTTGCTTCCTCAAGCTGGGCCTGTGGCAGAATAGTTCCACCAGTGGCAATCTGCTCAAGGAGCATCTGGTGAATGGTATTCTCATGTGTTACAGTAGAGCTACAAAGCACGATTCCAACTGGTATAAGGCGTGGCACAATTGGGCGTACATGAACTTTGAAGTGGTGCAGGCAAAGAAGCAACAGGAAGAGTACACCAAAAATCCGGGCAGTGCGGCCGAGCGCACGATGATCAAACATTACGCCGTACCGGCCGTACGAGGCTTCTTCCAGTCGATAAATCTTTCGCAGGGCAATTCCTTGCAGGATACATTACGGCTACTCACGCTCTGGTTCGATCACGCCCAGTACGAGGAGGTGTACGAAGCGCTGGTTGAAGGGATGCGTGTGATCGATAAGAATACGTGGCTCCAGGTAATACCGCAGCTGATCGCACGTATCGACACGCCGCGCAATCTTGTCGGACAGCTAATCAATTATCTGCTAACAGAAATTGGTAAAACACACCCGCAAGCGCTCGTCTACCCGCTTACTGTGGCATCAAAATCGGCCCCGGCCACACGCAAACAAGCGGCACACAAAATTCTAAACAACATGtgtgaacattcaaacacgcTGGTCACTCAGGTGATACTGATCAGCGAAGAGTTGATACGGGTGGCGATTCTGTGGCACGAACAGTGGCACGAAGGGTTGGAAGAAGCATCGCGGTTGTACTTCGGGGAGCACAATGTAGATGGGATGTTTGCGACGCTGGAACCGCTGCACGCGATGCTGCAGCGCGGGCCACAAACGTTGAAAGAATCGTCCTTCAATCAGGCTTACGGGCGTGATTTGTCCGAGGCGCAGGAATGGTGCAGGAATTATAAG GTTTCGAAGAACATTCGTGATTTAAATCAAGCGTGGGATCTTTACTACCACGTGTTCCGGCGCATTTCCCGCCAACTGGTACAGCTTACCTCGCTGGAGCTGCAGTACGTTAGTCCGAAGCTGCTTGCCTGCCGAAACCTGGAGTTGGCAGTCCCTGGCAGCTATACACCGGGCCAGCAACTCATCTGTATAGCAAGCATCGAAACGAACCTTACGATAATCAGCTCGAAGCAGCGTCCAAGGAAGCTATGCATTCGTGGTTCGAATGGCAAAAACTACATGTTCCTGCTGAAAGGCCACGAAGATTTGCGTCAAGACGAGCGCGTGATGCAACTGTTCGGGCTGGTCAACACACTGCTACTGAACGATCGGGACACGTTCCGGCGCAATCTAACAATACAACGGTATGCTGTCATACCGCTCAGCACCAACTCGGGTCTAATCGGATGGGTACCGCACTGTGACACACTTCACAAGCTAATCCGCGATTATAGGGATTCGAAGAAGATGATGCTAAACATTGAGCATCGGATCATGCTACGGATGGCACCGGATTACGACCATTTGACGGTGATGCAGAAAGTCGAAGTGTTTGAATACGCGCTCGATCAAACGAAGGGTGACGATTTGGCGAAACTGCTCTGGCTGAAGAGTCCTTCCTCCGAGCAGTGGTTCGATCGACGTACAAACTATATTCGATCGTTGGCCGTTATGTCAATGGTGGGTTACATCCTGGGACTTGGCGATCGCCATCCATCGAACTTGATGTTGGATCGGTTGAGTGGAAAAATTCTACATATTGATTTCGGCGATTGTTTCGAG GTGGCGATGACGCGAGAAAAGTTTCCAGAGAAGATTCCCTTCCGGCTGACGCGTATGCTAATTAATGCGATGGAGGTGACCGGAATCGAAGGCACGTACCGGCGTACATGCGAGAGTGTAATGCACGTGTTGCGTCGCAACAAGGACAGCTTGATGGCGGTACTGGAAGCGTTCGTGTACGATCCGTTGCTTAACTGGCGTTTACTAGATTCGGATCGATTGCGCCGCTCGAAGAATGCGGGCGATATGGACAGTGTTACGGGAAGTATGCACGACGACGATTCGATCCTGAGCTACAACGCCCGAAGAGACGCTCGATTGAATGAGCTAAATGCCGGTAATGGAGGCACAGCGATACCGgttgggggtggtggtggtgggcctGGTCAGGCATCGGCCATTGTAAATGTTCCTTCGGGCGGTGCCAAAGCCGCCATTCCCGTGCCTTCTGGTGTTTCAGCTGCTGTACCTGCTGGAGGTGACGCACCGGATGGGAACTATCCGGCCCTGCAGAACCCAGTCGATGTGACGAACAAGAAGGCCCGTGCGATTGTGGACCGTGTGAAGGATAAGCTGACCGGTAAAGATTTCGGCAAAGCGGAACCAGTGGCCGTCAATCGGCAGATTGATCTGTTGATTCAGCAAGCAACGAGCAACGAAAATCTCTGCCAGTGCTACATCGGCTGGTGTCCATTTTGGTAA